From the genome of Fibrobacter sp. UWB15, one region includes:
- a CDS encoding ribose-phosphate pyrophosphokinase, which produces MSDRFIVTGNFTDDPFAIDMAQYIGLREDISDVVSLKTFANSEFCPRYMLDVDDMEHIGRRLEGKIVLICSVSNHERSRNDYAMRNCILARAAKDNGAEQVVLVEPDLFYSAQDRGPHRIGELEKDRPDIDLKKFDGQAFTSLLYAELLKKSGVDAVVTVHNHSIKVQNLFAEIFGKDNFHNLIPTDVYAHYIKNSNFVQTGKDGNNLVIVSPDKGARPFMNAVYEALDLPECKRVVMDKVRTGEREISMTFNPELSDISIEEIEGKDVIVFDDMVRTGTTIVQCCEHIKKGNPNRVCFGVTHFHTSPEAREKLNSHAIDEILTTSTLPDIMNRDCQGRLRKKLTVMKLGKWIARHVMQMYGLDDGRFEKDFYKIDMSSKNPRWPPQFF; this is translated from the coding sequence ATGTCTGATCGTTTTATCGTGACCGGAAACTTCACCGATGACCCGTTCGCCATCGACATGGCCCAGTACATCGGCCTCCGTGAAGATATTTCCGACGTGGTCTCCTTGAAGACCTTCGCAAACTCCGAATTCTGCCCCCGCTACATGCTGGACGTGGACGATATGGAACATATCGGCCGCCGCCTGGAAGGCAAGATCGTGCTGATTTGCTCGGTTTCGAACCATGAACGCAGCCGTAACGACTACGCCATGCGTAACTGCATTTTGGCCCGTGCCGCCAAGGACAACGGTGCCGAACAGGTCGTCCTGGTTGAACCGGACCTTTTCTACAGCGCCCAGGACCGCGGTCCGCACCGCATCGGTGAACTCGAGAAGGATCGCCCGGACATTGACCTGAAGAAGTTTGACGGCCAGGCCTTCACGAGCCTTCTTTATGCCGAACTTTTGAAGAAGTCCGGTGTCGATGCCGTGGTCACGGTGCACAACCACAGCATCAAGGTGCAGAACCTGTTTGCCGAAATCTTCGGCAAGGACAATTTCCATAACCTGATTCCGACGGACGTCTACGCCCACTACATCAAGAACAGCAACTTTGTTCAGACTGGCAAGGACGGCAACAACCTCGTAATCGTTTCTCCGGACAAGGGCGCACGCCCGTTCATGAACGCCGTTTACGAAGCGCTCGACCTGCCCGAATGCAAGCGAGTGGTGATGGACAAGGTGCGTACCGGCGAACGCGAAATCAGCATGACCTTCAACCCGGAACTTTCCGACATCAGCATCGAAGAAATCGAAGGTAAGGACGTGATCGTGTTCGACGACATGGTGCGTACCGGTACGACGATCGTGCAGTGCTGCGAACACATCAAGAAGGGTAACCCCAACCGCGTGTGCTTCGGCGTGACGCACTTCCACACGAGCCCCGAAGCCCGTGAAAAGCTCAACAGCCACGCAATCGACGAAATCCTCACGACCTCGACTCTCCCGGATATCATGAACCGCGACTGCCAGGGCCGCCTCCGCAAGAAACTCACCGTGATGAAGCTCGGCAAGTGGATTGCCCGCCACGTGATGCAGATGTACGGCTTGGATGACGGTCGCTTCGAGAAGGACTTCTACAAGATCGATATGTCCTCGAAGAACCCGCGTTGGCCGCCTCAGTTCTTCTAA
- the rpe gene encoding ribulose-phosphate 3-epimerase: MLKQIIAPSVLNANFLELGNGLKAIENGGAGLVHLDIMDGHFVPNISFGPGISACVGKGTKLPLDCHLMIENPENYVGEFAKAGASIISVHAETTNHLDRLLHQIAELGVKPAVAINPATPLESIKYVLDIVDMVLIMSVNPGFGGQSLIPYCLDKIRELRQMKPELNIQIDGGVKLDNILACKEAGANIFVVGSAIFGKPDPEAECHEFAVKVGAYQVDERR; this comes from the coding sequence ATGCTCAAGCAAATTATCGCCCCCAGCGTGTTGAACGCAAATTTCCTCGAACTCGGCAACGGCCTCAAGGCTATCGAAAACGGTGGCGCAGGCCTTGTTCACCTCGACATCATGGACGGACACTTTGTCCCAAATATCAGCTTCGGCCCGGGCATCTCGGCCTGCGTGGGCAAGGGAACCAAGCTTCCGCTCGATTGCCACTTGATGATCGAAAACCCCGAAAACTATGTGGGTGAATTTGCAAAGGCCGGTGCAAGCATCATCAGCGTGCACGCCGAAACCACGAACCACCTCGACCGTCTGCTGCACCAGATTGCAGAACTCGGCGTCAAGCCCGCCGTGGCCATCAACCCGGCAACCCCGCTCGAAAGCATCAAGTACGTGCTCGACATCGTGGACATGGTCTTGATTATGTCGGTGAATCCGGGCTTCGGCGGCCAGAGTCTCATCCCCTATTGCCTTGACAAAATCCGCGAACTTCGCCAGATGAAGCCGGAACTCAACATCCAGATTGACGGCGGCGTCAAGCTCGACAACATCCTCGCCTGCAAAGAAGCCGGCGCAAACATCTTCGTGGTAGGCTCCGCCATTTTCGGCAAGCCCGATCCTGAAGCCGAGTGCCACGAATTCGCAGTTAAGGTAGGAGCCTACCAAGTAGACGAACGCCGTTAA
- a CDS encoding DUF4832 domain-containing protein: MKKISVITRNVVRVALLGAFLFAPASLFAAGLVKQSIDTTDAMATLENFDRGFYTPQVLHLKPSGSKPIEKPYGKLLHLRAEISEFSSNAWLSIDTTGGKRDTVRGVSQDLTEDALNVLQQTFDNIRANKGFVIVRICYDPWYNGRSNVTPEHKWVLRHVEQLAPVLSKNTDVIVALEMGMHGAYGEMHSDTSITYDRVAEAVNLMLRNTPPELKILTRTGNYSAKVLGFDNWGVDFHIDGEKFAEIAKAKGDTMYRVGMFNDGYLGTQYDYGTWGADCATSICREEGVAWLEKYGINTPYGGEALTTAGGFEVINTPEFLAYEGFRTHTSYLNIQWNNNLIDGWKKSHFEGKDFEYDGSKIDSLTGFKYVNDHLGYRFVLRESWMSDTVGSDGILRAKLRIQNVGFGNLTWRAPVRLAVLEDLEGSDLDMCPDMDYVDLPDVDFRNVHSRTISIAGDDTVMTFDGNNEIEVSVKLGKLRYRNYQVYLKVGNIEFANDKPSGKGTCGLEQPAAYLGKIYYDENVKSSIPHAFPAAAQKKNAPFVQRERNSVIVRDGEKRYKANGATLR, translated from the coding sequence ATGAAGAAAATTTCTGTGATTACGCGGAATGTTGTGCGGGTCGCCCTGCTTGGCGCATTCCTGTTTGCGCCAGCATCGCTCTTTGCGGCGGGGCTTGTGAAACAGTCTATCGACACGACTGATGCGATGGCGACGCTCGAAAATTTTGACCGCGGGTTCTATACGCCGCAGGTTCTGCACTTAAAGCCATCGGGTAGCAAGCCGATTGAAAAGCCGTACGGCAAGCTGTTGCACCTGCGTGCGGAAATTTCGGAATTCAGCAGCAACGCATGGCTTTCGATTGACACGACAGGCGGAAAGCGCGATACGGTGCGCGGCGTGAGCCAGGACCTGACTGAAGATGCACTGAATGTTTTGCAACAGACGTTTGACAATATCCGCGCGAATAAGGGTTTTGTGATTGTGCGTATCTGTTATGACCCGTGGTACAATGGTCGCAGCAACGTGACCCCGGAACACAAGTGGGTGTTACGCCATGTGGAACAGCTCGCGCCTGTGCTTTCGAAAAATACCGATGTGATTGTCGCGCTCGAAATGGGCATGCACGGCGCCTACGGCGAGATGCATTCCGACACGAGCATCACTTATGATCGCGTTGCCGAAGCGGTAAATCTGATGCTGCGCAATACGCCTCCCGAACTCAAGATTCTCACGCGAACGGGCAACTATTCAGCGAAGGTACTCGGCTTTGATAACTGGGGCGTGGACTTCCATATCGATGGCGAAAAGTTTGCGGAAATTGCAAAGGCCAAGGGCGACACGATGTACCGCGTGGGAATGTTCAACGACGGCTATCTCGGGACGCAATACGATTACGGCACGTGGGGTGCGGACTGTGCGACTTCCATTTGCCGCGAAGAAGGCGTGGCTTGGCTCGAGAAGTACGGCATCAACACGCCCTACGGTGGCGAGGCGCTCACGACGGCAGGCGGTTTCGAGGTCATCAATACGCCGGAGTTTTTGGCGTACGAAGGTTTCCGCACGCACACGAGCTATTTGAATATCCAGTGGAACAACAACCTGATTGACGGCTGGAAAAAATCGCATTTTGAAGGGAAAGATTTTGAATATGACGGCTCGAAAATAGATTCATTGACAGGTTTCAAGTACGTCAACGACCACCTGGGTTACCGCTTTGTGCTGCGCGAATCGTGGATGAGCGATACGGTGGGGAGCGACGGAATTTTACGTGCGAAATTGCGTATCCAGAACGTGGGCTTTGGCAACCTCACTTGGAGGGCTCCGGTAAGGCTCGCCGTTTTGGAAGACCTGGAAGGTAGCGATTTGGATATGTGCCCTGACATGGATTATGTGGACCTGCCTGATGTTGATTTTCGAAACGTCCATAGCCGCACCATTTCAATTGCGGGTGATGATACTGTGATGACTTTTGACGGTAACAATGAAATTGAGGTTTCCGTTAAACTGGGCAAACTTCGTTATCGTAATTATCAGGTGTATTTGAAGGTGGGCAATATTGAGTTTGCCAATGATAAGCCTAGTGGAAAGGGTACTTGTGGCCTAGAACAGCCTGCCGCTTATTTGGGCAAAATCTACTATGACGAAAATGTCAAATCATCGATTCCGCACGCCTTCCCGGCTGCGGCACAAAAGAAAAACGCCCCCTTCGTTCAGAGGGAGCGCAATAGCGTGATTGTCCGCGACGGTGAAAAGCGTTATAAGGCAAATGGAGCTACGCTTAGGTAG
- a CDS encoding glycoside hydrolase family 9 protein produces the protein MNFSKSAFLAGAASVAVSFSSAFAGPLVNQLGFAPDAEKIVVYPGSDANGLEVRDLNGKTVLKLKAPMVYDWEYSGEEVQTFDISAVKKPGTYRLFRGKEYVGTPIVVGKNVYDDLVKASLKWFYYQRASMPLEPQYAGKWARAAGHKDNRVIVYGTDKATGGKGNGQVIKSDRGWYDAGDYGKYIVNSGITVFTLLEAYENFPKYLDSLTWNIPREFAKYPEILEEVRYNLDWMLTMQDKDGGVYHKVTTLKFGGSVLPENDRDARYAILKNVTATLDFAAVMAQASVVYKNVDKAYSDKVLKAAESAYAWAKMHPQQFYKQPADVQTGNYMHDGEDGKDEFRWAAAELFRATKKQYYQDDLKQNLFTPDGAWWGNVNMLAAFRVALDSADFDKEVVAAAKKTVLDEANNLRTVGDTSAYRLPAFPWSWNWGSNSAMANNGMVLVHAYLLTKDKSYLDGAQQCLDYLLGKNPQDMTYVTGFGYRSPRNPHHRPSESDMVDDPVPGMLVGGPHLGKQDINLDGKENWKCPNYAAADKPALAYIDNRCSYATNEVAINWNAPLAYLAAALEAIYNK, from the coding sequence ATGAATTTCTCTAAAAGCGCATTTTTAGCAGGAGCGGCTTCTGTAGCCGTGTCTTTTTCGTCTGCTTTTGCAGGTCCCCTCGTAAACCAGCTGGGTTTTGCTCCCGATGCCGAAAAGATTGTCGTTTACCCCGGTAGCGATGCCAACGGGCTCGAAGTTCGCGATCTCAACGGAAAGACGGTCTTGAAACTCAAGGCCCCCATGGTCTATGATTGGGAATACAGCGGCGAAGAAGTGCAGACTTTCGATATTTCTGCAGTCAAGAAACCTGGCACCTACCGCCTTTTCCGCGGCAAGGAATATGTGGGTACTCCCATCGTAGTGGGCAAGAACGTCTATGACGACTTGGTAAAGGCCAGCCTTAAGTGGTTCTACTACCAGCGCGCCAGCATGCCGCTTGAACCCCAGTATGCGGGCAAATGGGCCCGCGCTGCAGGCCATAAAGACAATCGAGTGATCGTTTACGGCACTGACAAGGCGACCGGCGGCAAAGGCAATGGTCAAGTAATCAAATCCGACCGAGGCTGGTACGATGCCGGCGACTACGGCAAATACATCGTGAATTCCGGCATTACCGTATTTACTTTGCTCGAAGCTTACGAGAACTTCCCGAAGTATCTGGATTCGCTGACCTGGAACATTCCGCGCGAATTCGCAAAGTATCCTGAAATCTTGGAAGAAGTGCGCTACAATCTTGATTGGATGCTCACCATGCAGGACAAGGACGGCGGTGTTTACCACAAGGTGACGACGCTTAAGTTCGGTGGCAGCGTGCTCCCCGAAAACGACAGGGATGCCCGCTATGCCATTCTCAAGAACGTGACGGCAACGCTTGACTTTGCTGCCGTGATGGCGCAGGCAAGTGTCGTTTACAAGAACGTGGACAAGGCTTATTCCGACAAGGTACTCAAGGCCGCAGAAAGTGCTTACGCTTGGGCCAAGATGCATCCGCAGCAGTTCTACAAGCAGCCCGCCGACGTGCAGACGGGCAACTACATGCATGATGGCGAAGATGGTAAAGATGAATTCCGCTGGGCTGCCGCTGAACTTTTCCGCGCCACCAAGAAGCAGTATTATCAGGATGACCTGAAGCAGAACCTGTTCACACCCGATGGCGCCTGGTGGGGTAACGTGAACATGCTCGCTGCCTTCCGCGTGGCACTGGATTCCGCCGACTTCGACAAGGAAGTTGTCGCTGCAGCCAAGAAGACTGTCTTGGACGAAGCCAACAACCTCCGTACCGTGGGCGACACGAGCGCCTACCGCTTGCCAGCATTCCCTTGGAGCTGGAACTGGGGCTCTAATAGTGCCATGGCAAACAACGGCATGGTGCTGGTGCACGCTTACCTGCTTACCAAAGACAAAAGCTACTTGGATGGCGCCCAGCAGTGCCTTGACTACTTGCTCGGCAAGAACCCGCAAGACATGACTTACGTGACCGGATTCGGTTACAGGAGCCCGCGCAATCCGCACCACCGCCCGAGCGAATCGGACATGGTCGACGATCCGGTGCCGGGAATGCTCGTAGGTGGCCCGCATTTGGGCAAGCAGGATATTAACCTGGATGGCAAGGAAAATTGGAAGTGCCCGAACTATGCTGCCGCCGATAAGCCGGCCCTCGCCTACATCGATAACCGCTGCAGCTACGCGACCAACGAAGTGGCCATCAACTGGAATGCGCCCCTTGCCTACCTCGCCGCCGCCCTCGAAGCGATTTATAACAAGTGA
- a CDS encoding LysR family transcriptional regulator, which produces MELTHLKYFLEVARTEHVTQSAKALCIVQPALTHALHKLEDELGVKLFKSQGRNIKLTEVGDYFYKKVKPLYEDIEALPAQLRAMENDQSATVNLNVLAASTFVTNAVILYKQNDPDLRFNLVQNEETTLYDICVRTYANYKASAQKFSSDDEESFVCSENIYLAVPNVAQYRKRDCISLKELQETNFIGLYGSKQLRNICNEYCERVGFKTHIIFESDNALAVKDAIASGIGVGFWPEFSWGRINNRRIRLLKITDAEFKRDIVITLRRGKQDNSRSEKFFRFLTGLLKRTEKRKNPRR; this is translated from the coding sequence ATGGAACTCACACACTTAAAGTATTTTTTAGAAGTCGCCCGCACCGAACACGTGACACAAAGCGCCAAAGCCCTATGTATCGTACAGCCTGCGCTCACCCACGCCCTGCATAAACTCGAAGACGAACTGGGCGTAAAACTCTTTAAAAGTCAAGGGAGGAACATCAAGCTCACCGAAGTCGGGGACTATTTTTATAAGAAGGTCAAACCACTTTACGAAGATATCGAAGCTCTCCCGGCGCAGCTCCGCGCCATGGAAAACGATCAGTCGGCAACGGTAAACTTGAATGTGCTAGCAGCTTCGACCTTCGTGACCAACGCAGTCATTCTGTATAAGCAGAACGATCCCGACCTGCGATTCAACCTGGTGCAAAACGAAGAGACAACACTTTACGATATCTGCGTCCGCACTTACGCCAACTACAAGGCCTCGGCACAGAAATTCAGTTCCGACGACGAAGAAAGTTTCGTATGTTCCGAAAACATCTATCTTGCCGTTCCCAACGTAGCGCAATACCGCAAGCGAGACTGTATCTCCCTCAAGGAATTGCAAGAAACAAACTTTATCGGGCTCTACGGTTCCAAGCAACTGCGCAATATTTGTAACGAGTATTGCGAACGAGTCGGATTCAAGACGCATATCATTTTTGAAAGCGACAACGCGCTAGCAGTTAAAGATGCCATTGCAAGCGGAATCGGCGTAGGATTCTGGCCCGAATTTTCTTGGGGGCGAATCAACAACCGCCGCATTCGCCTTCTCAAGATTACCGACGCCGAATTCAAGCGCGACATCGTCATCACCCTTCGACGCGGAAAGCAGGACAATTCCCGTTCCGAGAAATTTTTCCGCTTTTTAACCGGCTTACTCAAGCGGACAGAAAAAAGAAAGAATCCACGACGTTGA
- a CDS encoding FISUMP domain-containing protein translates to MKLFFKTIAITAITLFTLTACDQANTCDYDASANTLSCSEKTYRTSNLGGKVWLAENMAVYIPDSSVCYGNDHVNCDAMGRLYTWTAATTGLCPKGWTLPTRQDFKNAFGNASVATLKDGSSFNMQFAGFRYYDGKFADKDISASFWTSDSYDGSRAYLVRVTDSTITYEHFNKNILASVRCVKE, encoded by the coding sequence ATGAAACTGTTCTTCAAGACCATTGCAATCACTGCAATCACCCTCTTCACCCTTACCGCCTGCGACCAGGCTAACACTTGCGACTACGACGCTTCTGCGAATACGCTTTCTTGCTCTGAAAAGACTTACAGGACATCTAATCTTGGTGGAAAAGTCTGGCTTGCCGAAAATATGGCCGTTTACATTCCCGATTCCAGTGTCTGCTACGGAAATGATCACGTGAACTGTGACGCCATGGGCCGCTTGTACACTTGGACTGCGGCGACAACGGGACTTTGCCCGAAGGGATGGACTCTTCCGACTCGGCAGGATTTCAAGAACGCCTTCGGCAATGCGTCTGTAGCTACACTCAAGGATGGCTCCTCTTTCAATATGCAGTTTGCCGGTTTCCGCTACTATGACGGAAAGTTTGCCGATAAGGATATCAGCGCCAGCTTCTGGACGAGCGACAGCTACGATGGTTCCAGAGCTTATCTGGTTCGCGTTACCGATTCTACCATTACTTATGAACACTTCAACAAGAATATTTTAGCCTCTGTCCGCTGCGTAAAAGAGTAA
- a CDS encoding putative transporter: protein MTWLIDLFTKPSVGQQVLAIAITAALGLMIGKIKVKGIGLGSAGALFIGIALGHFGLRIEPNVLHFIQEFGLILFVYTIGMQVGPGFIDSIRRHGLVLNILSTSVVLLGVLVTLCLYFFTDMHNNVPVLIGMLCGAVTNTPSLGAANSAFAAAGVDTSLTGIGYAVAYPFGVIGIILVMILTRVIFRQDPNKAAESYSAEIAAHSKEIESCSLTVENQNLYGIQLKDIPNLISSGVVVTRLLRGESIFTPNGKTVIEQGDKLHIVGMPEAVCAMEKIIGKRLEKPITLETSNTDKKIVVKTILVTNKKILGRTIGSLALAERYGVNISRVTRSGFKFTGRLDLRIKFADKLMVVGTAEGIEAAAKELGNSLTALDHPEILPAFLGIFLGVIVGSIPLAIPGMPTPLKLGLAGGPLIVAIVLSRKRKIGPLNFFMANSANLMLREFGLTLFLSCVGLNAGIKFFDVLLNGDGLHYMALAALITFLPLAIVAAVGHLVFKVNYLSLCGVLAGATTDPPALAFANGQANSEAVNIGYASVYPLTMLLRILSSQVLAILLLQAM from the coding sequence ATGACTTGGCTAATAGACTTATTTACGAAGCCCTCGGTGGGCCAGCAAGTCCTTGCGATTGCCATTACGGCGGCACTCGGTCTGATGATCGGAAAGATTAAGGTCAAGGGAATTGGCCTGGGTAGTGCCGGAGCGCTATTTATAGGTATCGCCCTTGGACATTTCGGGCTCCGCATAGAACCTAACGTGCTTCATTTTATTCAGGAATTCGGCTTGATCCTGTTTGTGTACACCATCGGTATGCAGGTGGGGCCAGGATTTATCGATTCCATTCGCCGTCATGGCCTTGTGTTGAATATTCTTTCGACTAGCGTTGTATTGCTTGGTGTATTGGTCACGCTGTGCCTGTACTTCTTTACTGATATGCATAACAACGTACCCGTACTCATTGGGATGCTTTGTGGCGCTGTCACGAACACACCTTCCCTAGGAGCCGCTAACTCAGCCTTTGCCGCGGCCGGGGTGGACACCTCCCTGACGGGTATCGGGTACGCTGTTGCATATCCGTTCGGTGTTATCGGAATCATTTTGGTGATGATCCTTACGCGAGTTATCTTTAGGCAGGATCCTAACAAGGCTGCTGAAAGTTATTCTGCAGAAATTGCCGCCCACAGTAAAGAAATTGAATCTTGCAGTCTTACCGTCGAAAACCAGAACCTTTACGGAATCCAGCTCAAGGACATTCCGAACCTGATTTCGAGCGGAGTCGTCGTCACCCGCCTCTTGCGCGGCGAAAGCATTTTTACCCCGAACGGAAAGACGGTGATTGAACAAGGCGACAAGCTGCACATTGTGGGCATGCCCGAAGCCGTTTGCGCCATGGAAAAAATTATCGGCAAGCGTCTGGAAAAACCGATTACGCTTGAAACCAGCAACACCGACAAGAAGATTGTCGTCAAGACGATTCTCGTGACAAACAAGAAGATTCTCGGCCGCACCATCGGTTCCTTGGCTCTTGCGGAACGCTACGGCGTAAACATCAGCCGCGTCACGCGCAGTGGATTCAAGTTTACAGGCCGCCTCGATTTGAGAATCAAGTTCGCCGACAAGCTTATGGTTGTTGGCACCGCCGAAGGCATTGAGGCCGCGGCGAAGGAACTGGGCAATTCTTTAACAGCACTGGACCATCCAGAAATATTGCCCGCGTTCCTTGGCATCTTCCTGGGAGTCATTGTGGGCAGCATTCCTCTTGCTATCCCAGGGATGCCGACCCCGCTTAAGCTGGGTCTCGCCGGCGGCCCCTTGATTGTCGCTATCGTGCTTAGCCGTAAACGCAAGATTGGTCCGCTGAACTTTTTTATGGCCAATAGCGCAAACCTGATGCTTCGTGAATTCGGTCTGACGCTCTTCCTCAGCTGTGTGGGTTTGAATGCGGGAATCAAGTTCTTCGATGTGCTCTTGAATGGTGACGGTCTCCATTACATGGCCTTGGCGGCGCTCATCACTTTCTTGCCGCTTGCCATCGTTGCTGCCGTGGGACACCTCGTCTTCAAAGTCAACTACCTTTCGCTCTGCGGCGTACTCGCAGGAGCCACCACCGACCCGCCTGCACTTGCATTTGCCAACGGCCAAGCCAACAGCGAAGCAGTCAACATCGGCTACGCCTCCGTTTACCCTCTCACCATGCTGCTAAGAATCTTAAGCAGCCAGGTGCTCGCGATACTCCTGCTGCAAGCGATGTAA
- a CDS encoding glycogen-binding domain-containing protein, with protein sequence MSKGTKTVVAKAAAKKVAAKAAPKAAAKPAAEKKAPASAAKKTAAKPAAEKKTAAKPAAKKTAPKAVAKPAAPKAAAKAPKKVTVVFEANCPLATTVSVAGSFNNWAVDKDMLKKDKKTGLWTGKVTLDAGDYEYKFVCDGQYWDEGDNKVKHV encoded by the coding sequence ATGTCTAAAGGAACAAAAACTGTAGTTGCCAAGGCCGCCGCCAAGAAGGTTGCCGCTAAGGCTGCTCCGAAGGCCGCCGCTAAGCCGGCTGCCGAAAAGAAGGCTCCCGCTAGCGCTGCCAAGAAGACCGCCGCTAAGCCGGCCGCTGAAAAGAAGACTGCCGCCAAACCGGCTGCTAAGAAGACCGCTCCTAAGGCTGTCGCTAAGCCCGCCGCTCCGAAGGCTGCCGCTAAGGCTCCCAAGAAGGTGACGGTTGTGTTCGAAGCCAACTGCCCGCTCGCCACGACCGTGTCTGTCGCTGGTTCCTTCAACAACTGGGCTGTCGACAAGGACATGCTCAAGAAGGACAAGAAGACTGGCCTCTGGACTGGCAAGGTGACTCTCGATGCTGGCGATTACGAATACAAGTTCGTTTGCGACGGCCAGTACTGGGACGAAGGCGACAACAAGGTCAAGCACGTCTAA
- the lysA gene encoding diaminopimelate decarboxylase, translating to MANYSIPQEVFVKAAEQYGTPLWIYDRATIEKCVKDVQVFDTVRFAQKACPNLSVVSLIRKLGCVVDAVSAGEIVRALKAGFKGGQQKGKAPEIVYTADIFDKDALELVKEHNIAVNVGSPDMIQQLADFGVKSELTIRVNPGFGHGHSRKTNTGGDLSKHGIWHEQIKDCIKLAQANGMWITGLHMHIGSGTDFEHLAQVCDAMVDASRRLGSHLRTISAGGGLPIPYHEEDKGNRIDVNAYYKLWDDARKRIQQSIGHEVHLEVEPGRYLVAESGYLMAEIRAVKKQGDNLFYLVDAGFTDLVRPSFYGSYHAISIIARDGRELNETVDAVVAGPLCESGDVFTQEEGGFVVTRKLPKAKVGDLLILHDAGAYGAAMSSNYNSRRYAAETMYTKGELKVVRERQTFEQLLQNDRIIDL from the coding sequence ATGGCAAATTATTCTATCCCTCAAGAAGTTTTCGTGAAGGCTGCCGAACAGTACGGCACCCCGCTCTGGATTTATGACCGCGCTACGATTGAAAAGTGCGTGAAGGATGTCCAGGTTTTTGACACCGTTCGTTTTGCCCAGAAGGCATGTCCGAACCTTTCCGTGGTTTCGCTCATCCGCAAGCTCGGCTGCGTCGTCGATGCCGTCTCCGCTGGCGAAATCGTCCGCGCCCTCAAGGCCGGATTCAAGGGCGGCCAGCAGAAGGGCAAGGCTCCCGAAATTGTCTACACCGCAGACATCTTCGACAAGGACGCTCTTGAACTCGTCAAGGAACACAACATCGCCGTGAACGTGGGTTCGCCGGACATGATTCAGCAGCTCGCTGATTTCGGAGTGAAGTCGGAACTCACCATCCGCGTGAACCCGGGTTTTGGCCATGGACACTCCCGCAAGACCAACACCGGTGGCGACCTCAGCAAGCACGGCATTTGGCACGAACAGATTAAGGACTGCATCAAGCTCGCTCAGGCTAACGGCATGTGGATTACGGGACTGCATATGCATATCGGTTCCGGCACGGACTTTGAACACCTCGCTCAGGTGTGCGATGCCATGGTCGACGCTAGCCGTCGCCTGGGCTCTCACTTGCGCACCATCAGTGCAGGGGGCGGCCTCCCGATTCCTTACCACGAAGAAGACAAGGGCAACCGCATCGACGTGAACGCTTACTACAAGCTGTGGGACGATGCCCGCAAACGCATTCAGCAGAGCATCGGCCACGAGGTTCACCTTGAAGTGGAACCCGGTCGCTACCTGGTGGCCGAAAGCGGTTACCTGATGGCCGAAATCCGCGCCGTCAAGAAGCAGGGCGACAACTTGTTCTACCTGGTAGACGCCGGCTTTACCGATCTCGTTCGCCCGAGTTTTTACGGTAGCTATCATGCCATTTCCATCATCGCCCGTGACGGTCGCGAACTGAACGAAACGGTCGATGCCGTCGTGGCAGGCCCGCTCTGCGAATCCGGTGACGTGTTCACGCAGGAAGAAGGCGGCTTTGTGGTGACCCGCAAGCTCCCGAAGGCAAAGGTCGGCGACCTTTTGATTCTCCATGATGCAGGCGCCTATGGCGCGGCCATGAGCAGCAACTACAACAGCCGCCGCTACGCCGCCGAAACCATGTACACCAAGGGTGAACTGAAGGTGGTGCGCGAGCGCCAGACTTTCGAGCAGCTTCTCCAGAACGACCGCATTATTGATTTATAA